One Felis catus isolate Fca126 chromosome D3, F.catus_Fca126_mat1.0, whole genome shotgun sequence DNA segment encodes these proteins:
- the CLDN5 gene encoding claudin-5: MGSAALEILGLVLCLVGWVGLILACGLPMWQVTAFLDHNIVTAQTTWKGLWMSCVVQSTGHMQCKVYDSVLALSTEVQAARALTVGAVLLALVALFVTLAGAQCTTCVAPGPAKARVALTGGALYALCGLLALVPLCWFANIVVREFYDPTVPMSQKYELGAALYIGWAASALLMCGGGLVCCGAWVCAGRPDFSFPVKYSAPRRPTASGDYDKKNYV, from the coding sequence ATGGGGTCGGCCGCGCTGGAGATCCTCGGCCTGGTGCTGTGCCTGGTGGGCTGGGTGGGCCTGATCCTGGCGTGCGGGCTTCCCATGTGGCAGGTGACTGCCTTCCTGGACCACAACATCGTGACGGCGCAGACCACCTGGAAGGGGCTGTGGATGTCGTGCGTGGTGCAGAGCACCGGGCACATGCAATGTAAGGTGTATGATTCGGTGCTGGCGCTGAGCACCGAGGTGCAGGCGGCGCGGGCGCTCACCGTGGGCGCCGTGTTGCTGGCGCTCGTCGCGCTTTTCGTGACCCTGGCGGGCGCGCAGTGCACTACCTGCGTGGCCCCAGGCCCGGCCAAAGCGCGCGTGGCCCTCACAGGCGGCGCGCTCTACGCGCTCTGCGGGCTGCTGGCGCTCGTTCCGCTCTGCTGGTTCGCCAAtatcgtggtccgtgagttctacGACCCGACCGTGCCCATGTCGCAGAAGTACGAACTGGGCGCGGCGCTGTACATTGGCTGGGCCGCTTCGGCGCTGCTCATGTGCGGCGGCGGCCTCGTGTGCTGCGGCGCCTGGGTCTGCGCTGGCCGCCCCGACTTCAGCTTCCCGGTCAAGTACTCCGCTCCGCGGCGGCCCACGGCCAGCGGCGACTATGACAAGAAGAACTACGTCTGA